One Physeter macrocephalus isolate SW-GA chromosome 7, ASM283717v5, whole genome shotgun sequence genomic window, atatagtgtctatatatgtacacacaaagCCAATGAGGGAGATTTGAAAGACTATATGCAGAGAGATTAACACTACCTATCACTAAATGGTAGGATTATAGacgatttttaatttcttctttggggtcatttacattaaacattttctacaatgaacatgtcATCTTTGGTTCCTAATCTCTACCAGaaattgcttgtttttttagaagaaaaggaagaagtagacCGGATTTATGAAGGGGCAACTATCTGCATTTTAAGTGTCTGAATGGGCAAGTATTCTGAGGGTAATACTCACACTAAACTTATTGCTGGAGCATATGTGTTGGATGAGTTTTTACTTACATGATTTCAGGTTTCTCACAAGAAGGGCTTGGGGCAAATTGTTTAAGGTCCTTTAAGAATTTTGAATGGATGGTCCCTGGGCTGGTGTTGATGCAGGAACAGCGTCCATTCCTCATTGTTGGAGTTCCTAAGGGAAAAAGAGAGGTAGAAAACATCGATTTAGAGCAATGTCTCAATTTAGGTGATCCACCTAAATGATACATTTGACTTAGTCATGATTATTACTATAATTTACTGAGTGTCTGTTAATCATTACCACGAGATTTTGAGTAGGTGTTATCTCcgttttatagataaagaatccaaggttcagagaagttaagtaaaaaacaaagccTTTCAGCTTTTAGGGGACAAGTGCAGGGTCTCAGCTCAGGTTTCTTTGGGTCCAAAggcattactctttttttttttttttttttttttgcggtacgcgggcctctcactgctgtggcctctccNNNNNNNNNNNNNNNNNNNNNNNNNNNNNNNNNNNNNNgcagctccgcggcatgtgggatcttcccggaccggggcacgaacccgtgtcccctgcatcggcaggcggactctcaaccaccgcgccaccagggaagccccaaaggcaTTACTCTTAACTACCATATTTTACAAGCTTAGGAAAAGggatttttataatattcaataaatatctatcaCAGGTCAGATACACAGATACCTAATTCATGTGTGCTATGCAGACCATGGTATCTCAAGCAACTCCCAAAGCCATTTTTTATCTGACCTTAGTGAAATGGAGTTGGTACTCATTTCAACAAAAAGCTCCACTTACAATAAGTAATTACCACCACCTTCCTGATCTTTCCCACTGCCTTGGTTTTCAGTAGTGctttaaacttttgaaaattctttaaaatacactatcttcattccttaattttttcattttttcaacatACATTTACTCAGTACTTCCTATAAGCCATACATTGTCTAGTAGGTAGAAGAAGCATAACTataaaatctccattttacagctgagggaaCTGAAGTCTAGAAAATTTCATTAATTTGCCCCAAATAACAAAGGTAGTTAGTAAACAGATTAGGGACAACCCCTCTGATTATTGGATACTTAATTGGTTAACCACAGACATACTTATCAAGAAACACTGTCAGGGTGACAAAAATAATTTAGGAGACAAAGTCTTCCATCTCATTATCACccagttcaacaaacatttattgaacactctgtgccaggaattcACACACGTGGACTGAGAAGACTTGTATTTGACTTGGCAGGCCCAAGATATGAACTTTGGATAATTGACCACAACTGACTCACATCACTTTCTGATGCACACAAAGCAGTTACCTTTACTGGCAAATCAAGAGACTTTTCTAGCAGTTCACATCTCTGACTTTACTAACTCAATATAACTCAGAATCCCTTACCTTGAACACCAGTCAGAGTCAGGAAGATGATACCCAAAAGAAGAGGAACACCGCTTTTCTTCATAGTGGTAGAATGGAGTCGCTCCTGTATTAGATTTGaagtctgagaaattctttagaGAACATGCTCTTGGAAATCGTATTTATTTAGGAAATCCATTTCCCTCCTAAAATCTGATTGGCTGGTTGTCTTAGCTGATCCAGCTAAACTGACCACAAACTTAATTGTGCTGGGGGAAACCCTACTCTCTGATCCAAGGGAATTTCTGCATTCTTTATATCTTtctatttcacataaatgggTAGTTTATCATAAGAGATGTGAAACCTTCATCACTGGCAGCCTTTAGCACACTCACAGCTGGTCACCTGGATGAAGAATAAGttatataatgaatataataaCACCATACAAGAAGGGCTGGAGATGTGGTTTCCAGATGGGAAATATTAAAGTCCAGATAAGTAAAACACTCTTCAAATTTTCTTACTATTTGTAGAATATCTTTACGTATACTATATggccacatttattttttcttatattgctTACTCAACAATCTTAAACAATCAATATACATTAAAAGGCATCTTAATTAATTCAAGGACTAGGTCATTTTCTACTGTGGTAGgctctttgttttttatgtcatTGCTGctacagattattatttttttaaacagatagaATAATGGATCAGTTGAAAATAGATGggtactacatcaaacttaaaaactgtgtatcaaagaaaacaatcaacagagtgaaaaagcaacctatggaatgggagcaAATaattgcaaaacatatatctgataaggagttaatattatATGGAACTTCtacaacaacaaaatccaaataacctgattaaaaaatgggcagactcGAATATACACATtcctctaaagaagatatacaaatgggcaataagcacatgaaaaaagttcaatgtcactaattgttagggaaatgcaaatcaaaaccacaatgagttatcacctcatacACACCAGGATGCCactatcaaaaaacagaaaataacaagtgttggcgaggatgtggaaaagttggaacccttgtgcactgttggtgggaatgtaaaatgatgcagccattatggaaaacaatatagaggttccttaaaaaattagagggttctcaaaaattaaaaatagaattaccatatgatccaacaatcccacttctgggaatatgttcaaaagaattcaaagcaggatctcaaagagatatttgcacatccatgttcattgcagcattattcacaatagctaagaaatgaagcaacccaaatgtccattgacagatgaatggataaagaaaacgttgtatatacatgcaatgtaatattatgcagccttaaaaaagaaggaaatcttgtcacatgctacaacatggatgaaccttgagaatattatgctcagagaaataaaccagtcacaaaagaacaaatagtcATAGGAAGTATCTAAAGTCaaatcttagaaacagaaagtagaaaggtgggTGTCAAGGGCTGGCTGAAAGGGTGAGATAAAATTAATCTTTAGTGGGTTTAGGGTTTCAGcattgcaagatgaaaaagttctagagatctgttgtacaaTAATGTGactatacttaacactactgaactgcaTATTTAGAAATGGTTCAGATGGTAAAATTGATGCTAcatgttttttaccacaataaaataaaataagagtaagGGATCAGTTGCATGTAATGAAAATCCAAATTAATAGTGGCTAACTAGATAAAAGTGTGTTTCCCCTAGCAGAGGCAGGTGACTAGGGCTTGTACGGTGGTTCTGAGGTCTCCATGAGGTCTCCCGGGCTCCTTCTATCTTGTTGCTTTATTACCATCTCTACATTGCTGCCCTCATGCACGTGGCCAACAGGGGCTTGCCACCATGTCCACTTTCAAAGTACAGCTTGATGGGAAGGCAGAAAAAGGGCATGCCTCTCATTTCTTCACTTATCACTTGTCCATACCCTGGACAAGAATTTATTCACATGGCCACAGCTAGCTGCAGGGAAAGTTAAGAAATGTGATCTTTATTCTGGTTGATCCACTAAAATTTGAGGGTTCCATTACTgtagaacagtgtttctcaaccttttttttcataattgcttCTCCTGAGATAAACTAGATCAAATTTAAGTTAAcataaatctaaatttaatttaatttcttcctaaagagaaaaattaaatattatgaaataaaattttgttgggTAGGGTTGAACTTTGGTGGACCAAAGTCATTGTAATATCTAAGATTTTTTAGCCCCCCAAGGAACCAATTTTCTGTCCCCTTGAGGGCAATCCTCCCCGCCCCCGCATTGAGAATGCACACTGTAGAGTAGGAGGGGAAC contains:
- the CXCL9 gene encoding C-X-C motif chemokine 9, whose product is MKKSGVPLLLGIIFLTLTGVQGTPTMRNGRCSCINTSPGTIHSKFLKDLKQFAPSPSCEKPEIIATMKNGDQTCLNPDSTDVKELIKEWEKQVNQKKKQKKGKKYKKTKKVPKVKKSLHPPQKKTT